In Amycolatopsis jiangsuensis, the following proteins share a genomic window:
- a CDS encoding nuclear transport factor 2 family protein, producing MGIEVSWDTGVQQPPARVAAYASMTAVTAGDKDAWIALFAPDAVVEDPVGPSMFDEQGKGHHGHEGIAAFWDLTIANVERFKFVIRDSFAAGSEVANVGTITTFLPGGYRVDTDGVFVYRVNEAGLVTSMRAFWETERAMATARQV from the coding sequence ATGGGCATCGAGGTCAGCTGGGACACCGGCGTGCAGCAGCCGCCTGCACGTGTCGCCGCGTACGCGTCGATGACCGCCGTCACGGCCGGTGACAAGGACGCGTGGATCGCGTTGTTCGCGCCGGACGCGGTGGTGGAGGACCCGGTGGGTCCGTCCATGTTCGACGAACAGGGCAAGGGTCACCACGGGCACGAGGGCATCGCGGCGTTCTGGGACCTCACGATCGCCAACGTGGAACGCTTCAAGTTCGTGATCCGCGATTCGTTCGCGGCCGGCTCCGAGGTGGCCAACGTCGGCACGATCACCACGTTCCTGCCCGGCGGCTACCGGGTGGACACCGACGGGGTGTTCGTCTACCGGGTGAACGAGGCCGGGCTCGTCACGTCGATGCGCGCGTTCTGGGAGACCGAGCGGGCGATGGCCACCGCCCGCCAGGTCTGA